In one window of Pseudomonas sp. IAC-BECa141 DNA:
- the arcC gene encoding carbamate kinase: MRIVVALGGNALLRRGEPMTADNQRANIRIATEQIAKIHSGNQLVIAHGNGPQVGLLSLQGLSYKPDEAYPLDVLGAETEGMIGYIIEQELGNLLDFEVPFATLLTQVEVDPKDPAFKDPTKFIGPVYAKEEAERLAKEKGWVVKADGDKYRRVVASPKPKRIFEIRPIKWLLDKGSIVICAGGGGIPTMYGAHGKLQGIEAVIDKDLCSALLAEQLEADLLVIATDVNAAYVDFKKPTEKAIAQAHPDELDRLGFAAGSMGPKVQAACEFARHTGKVAVIGSLSDIEAIVQGTAGTRVSTAAPGITYR, from the coding sequence ATGCGTATCGTCGTAGCTCTGGGCGGTAACGCCCTGCTCCGCCGTGGTGAGCCGATGACCGCTGACAACCAGCGCGCCAACATCCGCATCGCCACCGAGCAAATCGCCAAGATTCACTCCGGCAATCAACTGGTCATCGCCCACGGCAATGGCCCGCAAGTCGGCCTGCTGTCGCTGCAGGGCCTCTCCTATAAACCCGATGAAGCCTACCCTCTGGACGTGCTCGGTGCCGAAACCGAAGGCATGATCGGTTACATCATCGAACAGGAACTGGGCAACCTGCTGGACTTCGAAGTGCCGTTCGCCACCCTGCTCACCCAAGTCGAAGTCGACCCCAAAGACCCGGCTTTCAAAGACCCGACCAAATTCATCGGCCCGGTCTATGCCAAAGAAGAAGCCGAGCGCCTGGCCAAAGAGAAAGGCTGGGTGGTCAAGGCCGACGGTGACAAATACCGTCGCGTGGTGGCCAGCCCGAAACCCAAGCGCATCTTCGAAATTCGCCCGATCAAATGGCTGCTGGACAAGGGCAGCATCGTGATCTGCGCCGGCGGTGGCGGCATTCCGACCATGTATGGCGCTCATGGCAAGCTGCAAGGCATCGAAGCGGTGATCGACAAGGACCTGTGCTCGGCGCTGCTGGCCGAACAATTGGAGGCGGACTTGCTGGTGATCGCCACCGACGTCAACGCGGCGTACGTCGACTTCAAGAAACCGACCGAGAAAGCCATCGCCCAGGCCCATCCGGACGAACTCGACCGCCTGGGTTTCGCCGCCGGTTCCATGGGGCCGAAGGTGCAGGCAGCTTGCGAATTTGCGCGCCATACTGGCAAGGTCGCGGTGATCGGTTCGCTCTCGGACATCGAAGCCATCGTCCAGGGCACCGCCGGTACGCGGGTCAGCACGGCAGCGCCGGGCATCACCTATCGATAA
- a CDS encoding DUF5064 family protein yields MAQFEPGHLHIERHALTDDDVNYNVHLDYEVFTDPQKGKGIQFTLHGSMQGKEVNEPFFLPKEEAYNFARNVTQIAEKYGIPKSHSQLGSVHKHYDLMFEDIRKQLNMQSGDPVNLEHFE; encoded by the coding sequence ATGGCCCAGTTCGAACCCGGTCATTTGCATATTGAGCGGCATGCGTTGACTGACGATGACGTCAATTACAACGTGCACCTCGACTATGAAGTGTTCACCGACCCTCAGAAAGGCAAAGGGATACAGTTCACCCTTCACGGCAGCATGCAGGGCAAAGAGGTCAACGAACCGTTCTTTCTGCCCAAGGAGGAAGCCTACAACTTCGCCCGCAACGTGACGCAGATTGCTGAAAAGTACGGCATCCCCAAGAGCCACAGCCAGCTCGGCTCGGTGCACAAGCATTACGACCTGATGTTTGAAGACATCCGCAAGCAGTTGAACATGCAATCCGGGGATCCGGTCAATCTCGAGCATTTCGAGTGA
- a CDS encoding sigma-54-dependent transcriptional regulator — MRIHVSFIDRVGITQEVLAILGGRNLNLDAVEMIPPNVYIDAPTLSPQVLEELKDALFRVRGVEAVTVVDILPGQRRHLQLDALLAAMTDPVLALDSAGKVLLANPALIALYGREPAGESVSELFNDPVLLETLLEQGFRLPLREITVNGQTLLLDATPITDAGALLTLYQPNRIGEQLSALHHDHAEGFDALLGESPPIRTLKARAQRVAALDAPLLIQGETGTGKELVARACHAISARHSAPFLALNCAALPENLAESELFGYAPGAFTGAQRGGKPGLMELANQGTVFLDEIGEMSPYLQAKLLRFLNDGSFRRVGGDREVKVNVRILSATHRDLEKMVSEGLFREDLFYRLNVLNVEVPPLRERGQDILLLARYFMQQACAQIQRPVCRLAPGTYPALLGNRWPGNVRQLQNVIFRAAAICESSLVDIGDLDIAGTSVARQTDSDVDSLEEAVEAFEKSLLEKLYVSYPSTRQLASRLQTSHTAIAHRLRKYGIPNKP; from the coding sequence ATGCGTATCCACGTCAGCTTCATCGACCGCGTCGGCATCACCCAGGAAGTCCTGGCGATCCTCGGCGGACGCAATCTCAATCTGGATGCGGTGGAGATGATCCCGCCCAACGTCTACATCGACGCCCCGACCTTGAGCCCGCAAGTGCTCGAAGAACTGAAAGATGCGCTGTTTCGCGTGCGTGGCGTAGAAGCAGTGACCGTGGTCGACATTCTCCCCGGCCAGCGCCGGCACTTGCAGCTCGACGCCTTGCTCGCGGCAATGACCGACCCGGTACTGGCACTGGACAGCGCCGGCAAGGTGCTGCTGGCCAACCCGGCGCTGATCGCCTTGTACGGCCGGGAGCCGGCAGGCGAAAGCGTTTCGGAACTGTTCAATGATCCGGTCCTTTTGGAAACGTTGCTGGAGCAGGGGTTCCGCCTGCCGCTGCGGGAAATCACCGTCAACGGCCAGACCCTGTTGCTGGACGCCACGCCGATCACCGACGCCGGCGCCCTGCTCACCCTGTATCAGCCGAACCGCATCGGCGAACAACTCTCGGCGCTGCACCACGACCATGCCGAAGGTTTCGATGCGCTGCTCGGCGAATCCCCGCCGATCCGTACCCTCAAGGCCCGCGCGCAACGCGTCGCGGCCCTCGATGCACCGCTGCTGATCCAGGGCGAAACCGGTACCGGCAAGGAACTGGTGGCCCGCGCCTGTCACGCCATCAGCGCCCGACACAGCGCGCCGTTTCTGGCGCTGAACTGCGCGGCCCTGCCGGAGAACCTCGCCGAGAGCGAACTGTTCGGCTACGCCCCCGGTGCCTTCACTGGTGCACAACGCGGCGGTAAACCGGGGCTGATGGAACTGGCCAACCAGGGCACGGTATTCCTCGATGAGATCGGCGAGATGTCGCCGTACTTGCAGGCCAAGCTGCTGCGCTTCCTCAATGACGGCAGCTTCCGCCGGGTCGGCGGTGATCGCGAAGTAAAGGTCAACGTGCGGATTCTCAGCGCGACCCATCGCGACCTGGAAAAAATGGTCAGCGAAGGCCTGTTCCGCGAAGACCTGTTCTACCGCCTCAACGTGCTCAACGTCGAAGTGCCGCCGCTGCGCGAACGCGGCCAGGACATTCTCCTGCTGGCGCGCTATTTCATGCAGCAGGCCTGCGCGCAGATCCAGCGCCCGGTCTGCCGCCTCGCCCCGGGCACTTACCCGGCGCTGCTCGGCAATCGCTGGCCGGGCAACGTGCGGCAATTGCAGAACGTGATCTTCCGCGCCGCCGCGATCTGCGAAAGCAGTCTGGTGGACATCGGCGACCTCGACATCGCCGGCACCTCCGTGGCGCGTCAGACCGACAGCGACGTCGACAGCCTGGAAGAAGCCGTGGAAGCTTTCGAGAAATCCTTGCTGGAAAAGCTCTACGTCAGCTACCCCTCGACCCGCCAACTGGCCAGCCGCCTGCAGACCTCGCACACCGCGATCGCCCACCGATTGCGCAAATACGGCATTCCCAACAAACCCTGA
- the gcvH gene encoding glycine cleavage system protein GcvH, whose protein sequence is MSELRFTEDHEWLRAEADGSVTVGITAFAQNALGDVVFVQLPELQAYEKGAEAATVESVKAASGVYMPLDGEVLATNPALEDSPELVNEDPLGEGWFFRFKPADASAVAKLLDQDAYDRLIKAQAEA, encoded by the coding sequence ATGAGCGAGTTGCGTTTTACTGAAGATCACGAATGGCTGCGCGCCGAAGCCGATGGCTCTGTCACCGTTGGCATCACCGCTTTCGCGCAGAACGCCTTGGGCGACGTGGTGTTCGTGCAACTGCCTGAATTGCAGGCGTACGAGAAAGGCGCCGAAGCCGCCACCGTGGAATCGGTAAAAGCCGCCAGCGGCGTTTACATGCCACTGGACGGCGAAGTCCTGGCCACCAATCCGGCCCTGGAAGACAGCCCTGAACTGGTCAACGAAGATCCGCTGGGCGAAGGCTGGTTCTTCCGTTTCAAGCCGGCCGACGCATCGGCCGTCGCCAAGCTGCTGGATCAGGACGCCTACGACCGCCTGATCAAAGCCCAAGCCGAAGCCTGA
- the gcvP gene encoding aminomethyl-transferring glycine dehydrogenase: MTQVNLGTANEFITRHIGPRAGDEQAMLNSLGFDSLEALSASVIPESIKGTSVLGLDDGLSEADALAMIKGIAGKNQLFKTYIGQGYYNCHTPSPILRNLLENPAWYTAYTPYQPEISQGRLEALLNFQTLISDLTGLPIANASLLDEATAAAEAMTFCKRLSKNKGSHQFFASIHSHPQTLDVLRTRAEPLGIDVVVGDERELTDVTPFFGALLQYPASNGDVFDYRELTERFHAANALVAVAADLLALTLLTPPGEFGADVAIGSAQRFGVPLGFGGPHAAYFSTKDAFKRDMPGRLVGVSVDRFGKPALRLAMQTREQHIRREKATSNICTAQVLLANIASMYAVYHGPKGLTQIANRVHHLTAILAKGLSALGVTVEQVSFFDTLTLATGAQTAALHDKARAQQINLRVIDAQRLGLSVDETTTQADIETLWGLFADGKTLPDFAALAAAAQCTIPAALVRQSPILSHPVFNRYHSETELMRYLRKLADKDLALDRTMIPLGSCTMKLNAASEMIPVTWAEFGALHPFAPAEQSAGYQQLTDELEAMLCAATGYDSISLQPNAGSQGEYAGLLAIRAYHQSRGEDRRDICLIPSSAHGTNPATANMAGMRVVVTACDARGNVDIEDLRAKAIEHREHLAALMITYPSTHGVFEEGIREICGIIHDNGGQVYIDGANMNAMVGLCAPGKFGGDVSHLNLHKTFCIPHGGGGPGVGPIGVKSHLTPFLPGHGHMERKEGAVCAAPFGSASILPITWMYIRMMGGAGLKRASQLAILNANYISRRLEEHYPVLYTGSNGLVAHECILDLRPLKDSSGISVDDVAKRLIDFGFHAPTMSFPVAGTLMIEPTESESKEELDRFCDAMIRIREEIRAVENGTLDKDDNPLKNAPHTAAELVGEWTHPYSREQAVYPVASLIEGKYWPPVGRVDNVFGDRNLVCACPSIESYA; the protein is encoded by the coding sequence ATGACCCAAGTTAATCTCGGCACCGCCAACGAATTCATCACCCGTCACATCGGCCCGCGCGCCGGTGACGAGCAAGCCATGCTCAACAGCCTCGGCTTCGACTCGCTCGAAGCCCTGAGCGCCAGCGTCATCCCGGAAAGCATCAAGGGCACCAGCGTGCTCGGCCTCGACGACGGTCTGAGCGAAGCCGACGCCCTGGCAATGATCAAAGGCATCGCCGGCAAGAACCAGTTGTTCAAGACCTACATCGGTCAGGGCTACTACAACTGCCACACGCCGTCGCCGATCCTGCGCAACCTGCTGGAAAACCCGGCCTGGTACACCGCTTACACCCCGTATCAGCCAGAAATTTCCCAGGGCCGTCTCGAAGCGCTGCTGAACTTCCAGACCCTGATCAGCGACCTGACCGGTCTGCCGATCGCCAACGCTTCCCTGCTCGACGAAGCCACCGCTGCTGCCGAAGCCATGACCTTCTGCAAACGCCTGAGCAAGAACAAGGGCAGCCACCAGTTCTTCGCCTCGATCCACAGCCACCCGCAAACCCTCGACGTGCTGCGCACCCGTGCCGAGCCGCTGGGCATCGACGTGGTCGTGGGCGATGAGCGTGAACTGACCGACGTGACGCCTTTCTTCGGCGCGCTGCTGCAATACCCGGCCAGCAACGGTGATGTGTTCGACTACCGCGAACTGACCGAGCGCTTCCACGCCGCCAACGCTCTGGTGGCCGTGGCTGCCGACCTGCTGGCCCTGACCCTGCTGACTCCACCGGGCGAATTCGGCGCGGACGTGGCCATCGGCAGCGCCCAACGCTTCGGCGTACCGCTGGGCTTCGGCGGCCCGCACGCTGCTTACTTCTCCACCAAGGATGCGTTCAAGCGCGACATGCCGGGCCGTCTGGTCGGTGTCTCGGTTGACCGCTTCGGCAAGCCGGCCCTGCGTCTGGCGATGCAGACCCGCGAGCAACATATCCGCCGCGAGAAGGCCACGTCGAACATCTGCACCGCACAAGTGCTGCTGGCCAACATCGCCAGCATGTACGCCGTGTACCACGGCCCGAAAGGCTTGACCCAGATCGCCAACCGCGTGCATCACCTGACCGCGATCCTGGCCAAGGGCCTGAGCGCCCTGGGCGTGACCGTCGAGCAAGTCAGCTTCTTCGACACACTGACCCTGGCCACCGGCGCGCAAACTGCTGCGTTGCACGACAAGGCTCGCGCTCAACAGATCAACCTGCGCGTGATCGATGCCCAGCGTCTTGGCCTGTCGGTCGACGAAACCACCACCCAGGCTGATATCGAAACCCTGTGGGGCCTGTTCGCCGACGGCAAGACCCTGCCGGACTTCGCTGCTCTGGCCGCTGCCGCGCAATGCACCATTCCTGCCGCGCTGGTTCGCCAGTCACCGATCCTCAGCCACCCTGTGTTCAACCGTTATCACTCGGAAACCGAGCTGATGCGCTACCTGCGCAAGCTGGCGGACAAGGACCTGGCCCTCGATCGCACCATGATCCCGCTGGGCTCGTGCACCATGAAACTCAACGCCGCCAGCGAAATGATTCCGGTGACCTGGGCCGAGTTCGGCGCCCTGCACCCGTTCGCCCCGGCCGAGCAAAGCGCCGGTTACCAGCAACTGACCGACGAACTGGAAGCGATGCTCTGCGCCGCCACCGGTTACGACTCGATCTCCCTGCAACCGAACGCCGGTTCCCAGGGTGAGTACGCAGGTCTGCTGGCAATCCGCGCCTACCACCAGAGCCGTGGCGAAGACCGTCGCGACATCTGCCTGATCCCGTCGTCCGCTCACGGCACCAACCCGGCGACCGCCAACATGGCCGGCATGCGCGTGGTCGTGACCGCCTGCGACGCCCGTGGCAACGTGGACATCGAAGACCTGCGCGCCAAGGCCATCGAGCACCGCGAACACCTCGCCGCGCTGATGATCACTTACCCGTCGACTCACGGCGTATTCGAAGAAGGCATCCGCGAAATCTGCGGCATCATTCATGACAACGGCGGCCAGGTGTACATCGACGGCGCCAACATGAACGCGATGGTCGGCCTCTGCGCACCGGGCAAGTTCGGCGGCGATGTCTCGCACCTGAACCTGCACAAAACCTTCTGCATCCCGCACGGCGGTGGCGGTCCGGGCGTCGGCCCGATCGGCGTGAAATCGCACCTGACTCCGTTCCTGCCGGGCCACGGTCACATGGAACGCAAGGAAGGCGCGGTCTGCGCAGCACCGTTCGGCAGCGCGAGCATTCTGCCGATCACCTGGATGTACATTCGCATGATGGGTGGCGCAGGTCTCAAGCGCGCTTCGCAACTGGCGATCCTCAATGCCAACTACATTTCCCGTCGCCTGGAAGAGCACTACCCGGTGCTGTACACCGGCAGCAACGGTCTGGTGGCGCACGAGTGCATCCTGGATCTGCGTCCATTGAAAGACAGCAGCGGCATCAGCGTCGATGACGTCGCCAAGCGCCTGATCGACTTCGGCTTCCACGCCCCGACCATGTCGTTCCCGGTGGCCGGCACGCTGATGATCGAGCCGACCGAAAGTGAATCCAAGGAAGAACTGGACCGCTTCTGCGACGCCATGATCCGCATCCGCGAAGAAATCCGCGCAGTGGAAAACGGCACCCTGGACAAGGACGACAACCCGCTGAAGAACGCGCCGCACACCGCTGCAGAGCTGGTTGGCGAGTGGACTCACCCGTACAGCCGCGAACAAGCGGTGTACCCGGTGGCGTCGTTGATCGAAGGCAAGTACTGGCCGCCGGTCGGTCGCGTCGACAACGTGTTCGGCGACCGAAACCTGGTCTGCGCCTGCCCGTCGATCGAAAGCTACGCTTGA
- a CDS encoding L-serine ammonia-lyase, translated as MSLSVFDLFKIGIGPSSSHTVGPMRAAARFVEGLRRENLLSATTSVRVELYGSLGATGKGHGSDKAVLLGLEGEHPDTVDTETVAARLSEIRGSGRLNLLGEHSIAFNEKEHLAMIRKPLAYHPNGMIFRAFDAAGLQIRSREYYSVGGGFVVDEDAAGADRIVEDATPLTFPFKSAKDLLGHCTTYGLSISQVMLTNESAWRPEAETRAGLLKIWQVMQDCVAAGCRNEGILPGGLKVKRRAAALHRQLCKNPESSLRDPLSVLDWVNLYALAVNEENANGGRVVTAPTNGAAGIIPAVLHYYMRFIPGANDDGVVRFLLTAAAIGILYKENASISGAEVGCQGEVGVACSMAAGALCEVLGGSVQQVENAAEIGMEHNLGLTCDPIGGLVQVPCIERNAMGSVKAINAVRMAMRGDGQHFVSLDKVIRTMRQTGADMKSKYKETARGGLAVNIIEC; from the coding sequence ATGTCGTTAAGCGTGTTCGACCTGTTCAAGATTGGCATCGGCCCCTCCAGCTCCCACACCGTCGGCCCGATGCGCGCAGCTGCGCGTTTCGTCGAAGGCCTGCGCCGGGAAAACCTGTTGTCGGCCACTACCAGCGTCAGGGTCGAGTTGTATGGATCCCTCGGCGCCACCGGCAAGGGTCACGGCAGCGACAAGGCCGTGCTGCTGGGCCTGGAAGGTGAACACCCGGACACCGTGGATACTGAAACCGTCGCCGCCCGTCTCTCGGAGATTCGTGGCAGCGGGCGTTTGAATCTGCTCGGCGAACACAGCATTGCGTTCAACGAGAAAGAACACCTGGCAATGATCCGCAAACCGTTGGCCTATCACCCCAACGGCATGATTTTCCGTGCCTTCGATGCGGCGGGATTGCAGATCCGCAGCCGCGAGTACTACTCGGTCGGCGGTGGTTTTGTGGTCGACGAAGATGCGGCCGGTGCCGACCGCATCGTCGAGGACGCCACCCCGCTGACCTTCCCGTTCAAAAGTGCCAAGGACTTGCTCGGTCACTGCACCACCTATGGCCTGTCGATCAGCCAGGTGATGCTGACCAACGAAAGCGCCTGGCGCCCGGAAGCGGAAACCCGCGCCGGTCTGCTGAAGATCTGGCAAGTGATGCAGGACTGCGTGGCTGCCGGCTGTCGCAACGAAGGCATCCTGCCAGGCGGCCTGAAGGTCAAGCGGAGGGCGGCGGCGCTGCACCGGCAACTGTGCAAGAACCCGGAATCGTCGCTGCGCGACCCGCTGTCGGTGCTGGACTGGGTCAACCTCTACGCCCTCGCCGTCAACGAAGAAAACGCCAATGGCGGGCGCGTGGTTACGGCACCGACCAACGGCGCGGCGGGGATTATTCCCGCCGTATTGCATTACTACATGCGCTTCATTCCCGGCGCGAACGATGACGGCGTGGTGCGCTTCCTGCTGACTGCGGCGGCCATCGGCATTCTGTACAAGGAAAACGCCTCGATTTCCGGCGCCGAAGTCGGCTGTCAGGGCGAGGTCGGTGTGGCCTGTTCGATGGCGGCCGGCGCGTTGTGCGAAGTGCTCGGCGGCAGCGTGCAGCAAGTGGAAAACGCTGCCGAAATCGGCATGGAACACAACCTCGGCCTGACCTGCGACCCGATTGGCGGACTGGTGCAAGTGCCGTGTATCGAGCGCAACGCCATGGGCTCGGTCAAGGCGATCAATGCCGTGCGCATGGCCATGCGCGGCGACGGGCAGCACTTCGTCTCCCTCGACAAGGTCATCCGCACCATGCGCCAGACCGGCGCCGACATGAAAAGCAAATACAAGGAGACCGCCCGTGGCGGTCTGGCGGTCAACATTATCGAGTGCTGA
- the gcvT gene encoding glycine cleavage system aminomethyltransferase GcvT — protein sequence MSTEQLSKTPLHALHIELGARMVPFAGYDMPVQYPLGVMKEHQHTREQAGLFDVSHMGQIRLTGANAAKALETLVPVDIIDLPVGMQRYAMFTNETGGILDDLMVANLGNDELFLVVNAACKDQDLAHLQKHIGDQCTITELFEARALLALQGPAAVTVLARLAPQVAKMTFMQFARVTLLGVDCFVSRSGYTGEDGFEISVPAADAEKLARALLAEPEVAAIGLGARDSLRLEAGLCLYGHDMNTETTPIEASLLWAISKPRRADGARAGGFPGAEQVFAQQHNGVQRKRVGLLPQERTPVREGAEIVNEAGEIVGSVCSGGFGPTLGGPLAMGYLDSAYVALDTPVWAIVRGKKVPLLVSKMPFVPQRYYRC from the coding sequence ATGTCCACCGAACAACTGTCGAAAACCCCGCTGCACGCTCTGCACATCGAACTCGGCGCCCGCATGGTGCCGTTTGCCGGCTACGACATGCCGGTGCAATACCCGCTGGGCGTGATGAAAGAACACCAGCACACCCGTGAGCAGGCCGGGCTGTTCGATGTCTCGCACATGGGCCAGATCCGCCTGACCGGCGCCAATGCCGCCAAAGCTCTGGAAACCCTGGTACCGGTGGACATCATCGACCTGCCAGTGGGCATGCAGCGCTACGCGATGTTCACCAACGAAACCGGCGGCATCCTCGATGACCTGATGGTTGCCAATCTGGGCAATGACGAACTGTTCCTGGTGGTCAACGCCGCGTGCAAGGATCAGGACCTGGCCCATCTGCAAAAACACATCGGCGATCAATGCACCATTACCGAGCTCTTCGAAGCACGCGCCCTGCTCGCCCTGCAAGGCCCGGCCGCCGTGACCGTACTGGCACGCCTGGCGCCGCAAGTGGCGAAAATGACTTTCATGCAATTCGCCCGCGTGACTCTGCTGGGTGTGGATTGCTTTGTCAGCCGTTCGGGCTACACCGGTGAAGACGGTTTCGAAATCTCGGTTCCGGCAGCCGACGCGGAAAAACTCGCCCGCGCCCTGCTGGCCGAACCGGAAGTCGCCGCCATCGGCCTCGGCGCCCGTGACTCGCTGCGCCTGGAAGCCGGTCTGTGCCTGTACGGCCACGACATGAACACCGAGACCACCCCGATAGAAGCCAGCCTGCTGTGGGCAATCTCCAAGCCTCGGCGTGCCGACGGTGCGCGCGCCGGTGGTTTCCCCGGCGCGGAGCAAGTCTTCGCTCAACAGCACAATGGTGTTCAGCGCAAACGTGTCGGCCTGCTGCCGCAAGAGCGTACGCCGGTCCGTGAAGGTGCAGAGATCGTCAACGAAGCGGGCGAGATCGTCGGCAGCGTGTGCAGCGGCGGCTTCGGCCCGACCTTGGGCGGCCCGTTGGCCATGGGTTACCTGGACAGCGCCTACGTTGCACTCGATACGCCAGTTTGGGCAATTGTTCGTGGGAAAAAGGTGCCATTGCTTGTAAGCAAAATGCCATTTGTTCCACAACGCTACTATCGCTGTTGA
- a CDS encoding cold-shock protein — protein MSQRQSGTVKWFNDEKGFGFITPESGPDLFVHFRAIQGNGFKSLKEGQKVTFVAVQGQKGMQADEVIAEA, from the coding sequence ATGTCCCAACGTCAGAGCGGTACCGTCAAGTGGTTTAACGACGAGAAAGGTTTTGGTTTTATCACTCCAGAAAGCGGTCCGGATCTGTTCGTGCATTTCCGTGCCATTCAGGGCAACGGCTTCAAGAGCCTGAAAGAAGGCCAGAAAGTGACCTTCGTTGCAGTGCAAGGCCAGAAAGGCATGCAGGCTGACGAAGTTATCGCAGAAGCCTGA
- a CDS encoding RDD family protein → MSKHLLTPQGDFPTVGLGRRLAAMFYDFLLCTALLIVTGGVYKMIQAAIIGEERLRVLTDAGQLDGDPLYSTVLLLVLFGFFAKFWTHAGQTLGMQVWGIRVQNADGTAISLWQALLRFMVSIASWLCLGLGFFWSLFDKQKRTWHDIYSDTQLVRIPKKTK, encoded by the coding sequence ATGTCGAAACACCTGCTCACTCCCCAGGGCGATTTCCCCACCGTCGGCCTGGGTCGTCGTCTGGCAGCGATGTTCTATGACTTTCTATTGTGCACCGCCCTGCTGATCGTGACGGGTGGCGTCTACAAGATGATTCAGGCGGCAATCATCGGCGAGGAGCGTCTGCGGGTTCTGACTGACGCCGGGCAGCTGGATGGCGATCCGCTGTATTCCACAGTGCTGCTGCTGGTGCTGTTCGGCTTCTTCGCCAAGTTCTGGACTCACGCCGGGCAGACCCTGGGCATGCAGGTCTGGGGCATTCGCGTGCAGAACGCTGATGGCACTGCGATCAGCCTGTGGCAGGCGTTGCTGCGGTTCATGGTATCGATTGCGTCGTGGCTGTGCCTGGGCCTTGGGTTCTTCTGGTCGCTGTTCGACAAACAGAAACGCACCTGGCATGACATCTACTCCGACACGCAGCTCGTGCGAATCCCGAAAAAGACCAAATAA
- the nadA gene encoding quinolinate synthase NadA — translation MTQISERLLVQAHLDAKQPKPLTAEEEAYYRSAIAAELKAQDAVLVAHFYCDPIIQALAEETGGCVSDSLEMARFGNAHPAKTVVVAGVKFMGETAKILNPEKRVLMPTLEATCSLDLGCPVDEFSAFCDQHPERTVVVYANTSAAVKARADWVVTSSCALEIVESLMDNGETIIWGPDKHLGTYIQRQTGADMLLWDGACIVHEEFKSKQLEDMKALYPDAAILVHPESPTSVIELADAVGSTSQLIAAAQSLPNKTLIVATDRGIFYKMQQLCPDKVFIEAPTAGNGAACRSCAHCPWMAMNTLERTLKCLKEGSNEIFVDPALIPQAIRPLKRMLDFTQAARMKLAGNA, via the coding sequence ATGACGCAGATTTCCGAACGCCTTCTGGTACAAGCCCACCTCGACGCCAAGCAGCCCAAGCCGCTGACGGCCGAGGAAGAGGCCTATTACCGTTCCGCCATCGCCGCCGAGCTCAAGGCTCAGGACGCGGTGCTGGTTGCCCACTTTTATTGCGATCCGATCATCCAGGCCCTCGCCGAAGAAACCGGCGGTTGCGTTTCTGACTCCCTGGAAATGGCCCGCTTCGGCAACGCCCATCCGGCCAAGACCGTGGTGGTCGCCGGCGTGAAATTCATGGGTGAGACCGCGAAGATTCTCAACCCTGAAAAACGCGTGCTGATGCCGACCCTGGAAGCGACCTGCTCGCTGGATCTGGGTTGCCCGGTGGACGAGTTCTCGGCGTTCTGCGATCAGCATCCGGAACGCACCGTGGTGGTGTATGCCAACACCTCGGCTGCCGTCAAAGCCCGGGCCGATTGGGTAGTGACCTCCAGCTGCGCACTGGAAATCGTCGAAAGCCTGATGGATAACGGCGAAACCATTATCTGGGGCCCGGACAAGCACCTGGGCACCTATATCCAGCGTCAGACCGGCGCCGACATGCTGCTGTGGGACGGTGCCTGCATCGTCCACGAAGAGTTCAAGTCCAAGCAGCTGGAAGACATGAAGGCGCTGTACCCGGACGCTGCCATTCTGGTGCACCCGGAGTCGCCGACCTCGGTGATCGAACTGGCGGACGCCGTCGGCTCCACCAGCCAGCTCATCGCCGCCGCTCAATCGCTGCCGAACAAGACCCTGATCGTCGCCACCGATCGCGGCATCTTCTACAAGATGCAGCAGCTGTGCCCTGACAAGGTCTTCATCGAAGCGCCAACCGCCGGTAACGGCGCGGCGTGCCGCAGTTGCGCACATTGCCCGTGGATGGCCATGAACACCCTTGAGCGTACCCTCAAGTGCCTGAAGGAAGGCTCGAACGAGATCTTCGTCGACCCGGCCCTGATCCCACAGGCGATCCGCCCGCTCAAGCGCATGCTCGATTTCACTCAGGCTGCGCGGATGAAGCTGGCCGGCAACGCCTGA